In Duganella zoogloeoides, a single genomic region encodes these proteins:
- a CDS encoding GMC family oxidoreductase, producing the protein MQKITNDDVDVVIVGLGWAGSIMAIELAQAGLKVRALERGPDRPPEDFAYPKPADQYAYAIRNKVFATPRDAALTVRYNTGETALPTRKWGAFAPGTGVGGSGLHWTGVLIRPTPTDLKLKTYADKAYKRGTLDPDMRVKDFPFTWDEIEPHFDKFDKICGLSGNTGNLNGQIQPGGDPFEGPRSNPYPLPALHDTYNSSLFAATAKSMGYHPFPNPSANVSSAWTNPYGSQLAPCNYCGYCSKYPCLNYSKASPQTAILDVVKRMPNFDYKANAMVIRVDLHADKQTARGVTYIDEQQREVFQPAKIVILSSFQFANVRLMLLSGIGKPYDPITETGTIGRNYAFLSNGAATLFFKDKHFNSFATAGATGEMFNDISPGNFDDGIRLGFLGGAKIHSSQSTGAPIGTALPPGTPSWGQGWKEGMVDWYDRSMKIGITTTCQSYRGHFLDLDPTYKDPWGQPLLRMTFDWRQNELKLQRYLREIVGKIAKEMKPDFMSESFLGLDSHWDITKYVSTHNVGGAIMGDSPRDSALNRYLQSWDVHNVFVPGGNAFPQNFQANPTATIGAITLFAAEAIKNHYLKSPGPLVQA; encoded by the coding sequence ATGCAAAAAATTACTAACGACGACGTCGATGTCGTCATCGTCGGACTTGGCTGGGCCGGCTCCATCATGGCCATCGAACTGGCGCAGGCCGGCCTCAAGGTACGCGCGCTCGAACGCGGCCCGGACCGCCCCCCGGAAGACTTCGCCTACCCGAAGCCGGCCGACCAGTACGCCTACGCGATCCGCAACAAGGTCTTCGCCACCCCGCGCGACGCCGCCCTGACCGTGCGCTACAACACCGGCGAAACCGCCCTGCCCACGCGCAAATGGGGCGCGTTTGCGCCCGGCACCGGCGTCGGCGGCTCCGGCCTGCACTGGACGGGCGTGCTGATCCGCCCTACTCCCACCGACCTCAAGCTCAAGACCTATGCCGACAAGGCGTACAAGCGCGGCACGCTCGACCCCGACATGCGCGTGAAGGACTTCCCGTTCACCTGGGACGAGATCGAACCGCACTTCGACAAGTTCGACAAGATTTGCGGCCTGTCCGGCAACACCGGCAACCTGAACGGCCAGATCCAGCCCGGTGGCGATCCGTTCGAAGGGCCGCGCTCGAACCCGTACCCGCTGCCGGCGCTGCACGATACCTACAACAGCTCGCTGTTTGCGGCCACCGCGAAAAGCATGGGCTACCACCCGTTTCCCAATCCGTCCGCCAATGTCTCGTCCGCCTGGACCAACCCTTACGGCTCGCAACTGGCGCCGTGCAATTACTGCGGCTATTGCAGCAAGTACCCGTGCCTGAATTATTCGAAGGCATCGCCGCAAACCGCCATCCTCGACGTGGTCAAGCGCATGCCCAATTTCGACTACAAGGCCAACGCGATGGTGATCCGCGTCGATCTGCACGCCGATAAACAGACCGCCAGGGGCGTGACCTATATCGACGAGCAGCAGCGCGAAGTGTTCCAGCCGGCAAAAATCGTCATCCTGTCGAGCTTCCAGTTCGCCAACGTGCGCCTGATGCTGCTCTCCGGCATCGGCAAGCCGTACGATCCAATCACCGAAACCGGCACCATCGGCCGCAACTACGCCTTCCTGTCGAACGGCGCGGCGACCCTGTTCTTCAAGGACAAGCACTTTAATTCGTTTGCCACTGCTGGCGCCACCGGCGAGATGTTCAACGACATTTCGCCCGGCAACTTCGACGACGGCATCCGGCTCGGCTTCCTCGGCGGCGCCAAGATCCACAGCTCGCAGTCGACCGGCGCGCCGATCGGCACCGCGCTGCCGCCGGGCACGCCCAGCTGGGGCCAGGGCTGGAAAGAAGGCATGGTGGACTGGTACGACCGCTCGATGAAGATCGGCATCACCACCACCTGCCAGTCGTACCGCGGCCACTTCCTCGACCTCGACCCGACCTACAAGGACCCGTGGGGCCAGCCGCTGTTGCGCATGACGTTCGACTGGCGCCAGAACGAACTCAAATTGCAGCGCTACCTGCGCGAGATCGTCGGCAAGATCGCCAAGGAAATGAAGCCGGACTTCATGTCGGAAAGTTTCCTCGGCCTCGATTCGCACTGGGACATCACCAAGTACGTGTCCACCCACAACGTGGGCGGCGCCATCATGGGCGATTCGCCGCGCGACTCGGCGCTGAACCGCTACCTGCAATCGTGGGATGTGCACAATGTGTTCGTACCGGGCGGCAATGCCTTCCCGCAGAACTTCCAGGCCAACCCGACCGCCACCATCGGCGCCATCACGCTGTTCGCGGCCGAGGCGATCAAGAACCACTATCTGAAAAGCCCTGGCCCGCTGGTGCAAGCATGA
- a CDS encoding gluconate 2-dehydrogenase subunit 3 family protein: MSKDNVNLSRRTILMATAAAVPLVTAPLYKAQAEGLEGTDLQRYQPVFFTAPEWQFLLAACDRLIPAEGRGPGALETNVPVFIDQQLKNGLGDDVYMQGPHQADAPATMGFQQTHSPQEMYRIGIKLAQQASVAAHGKQFQQLSPADKDALLTRLQKNDIDFAALGDRSLKASQFFGQMLGDAKNGYLADPAYGGNKDMKAWVAIGFPGARAAFTEWVDTHNVKYPLGPVSLSGKRA; this comes from the coding sequence ATGTCCAAAGATAACGTCAATCTGTCACGCCGCACCATCCTGATGGCGACTGCGGCAGCCGTTCCCCTGGTGACCGCGCCCCTCTACAAGGCACAGGCCGAGGGCCTGGAAGGCACCGACCTGCAACGCTATCAGCCGGTGTTTTTCACCGCGCCCGAGTGGCAATTCCTGCTGGCCGCCTGCGACCGCCTGATCCCGGCCGAAGGCCGTGGTCCCGGCGCGCTGGAAACCAATGTGCCGGTGTTTATCGACCAGCAACTGAAAAACGGCCTCGGCGACGATGTCTATATGCAGGGCCCGCACCAGGCCGATGCGCCAGCCACCATGGGGTTCCAGCAAACCCATAGTCCGCAGGAGATGTACCGGATCGGCATCAAGCTGGCGCAACAGGCCAGCGTGGCCGCGCACGGCAAGCAGTTCCAGCAACTGTCGCCCGCCGACAAGGATGCGCTGCTCACCAGGCTGCAAAAAAACGACATCGACTTTGCCGCCCTGGGCGACCGGTCATTGAAAGCTTCGCAGTTTTTCGGCCAGATGCTCGGCGACGCCAAGAACGGCTACCTGGCCGACCCCGCCTACGGCGGCAACAAGGACATGAAGGCCTGGGTAGCGATCGGCTTCCCCGGCGCCCGCGCCGCCTTCACCGAATGGGTCGATACCCACAATGTCAAATATCCGCTCGGGCCAGTGAGCCTCTCCGGCAAGCGCGCTTAA
- a CDS encoding cytochrome c, protein MMMIKQFAHFLTLAAALAATTAFAAPADTLVQRGAYLARAGDCIACHSAPGKPAFAGGLAIDSGHGIIYSTNITPDKQRGIGAYTEQQFADAVRKGVKPDGTHLYPAMPYTSYAKVTDADIKALYAYFQAGVKPSAYAPPATRMDFPFNLRWGMAVWNYMFAPDQPFKAQPGWSAQVRNGAYLVEGLGHCSSCHTPRGFAMNEKAGDSSQAKFLAGGDLNGWPVPSLRGLPRWSEAAIVDYLQTGRNATSAVAGEMTAVVAHSTAHLDDADLQSIAAYLKTLSPATPRTATVKAQGVEATAKKLTAATNLTLGERLYLDNCAACHFVNGKGASRVFPVLDGATVANAESPAGLIHVIMQGARTPSTDKAPSILVMPGFGKRLDDQEVAALASFVRQGWSNTGAPVTEREVAKVRKMVKAD, encoded by the coding sequence ATGATGATGATCAAACAATTCGCCCACTTCCTGACGCTGGCGGCCGCACTGGCAGCGACCACGGCGTTCGCCGCCCCGGCCGACACCCTGGTCCAGCGCGGCGCCTACCTGGCCCGCGCCGGCGACTGCATCGCCTGCCACAGCGCGCCCGGCAAGCCGGCGTTTGCCGGCGGCCTGGCCATCGACAGCGGCCACGGCATCATCTACTCGACCAACATCACGCCCGACAAGCAGCGCGGCATCGGCGCGTACACCGAGCAGCAGTTTGCCGACGCCGTGCGCAAGGGTGTGAAACCGGACGGCACCCACCTGTACCCGGCCATGCCGTACACCAGCTATGCCAAGGTGACCGACGCCGACATCAAGGCCCTGTACGCCTACTTCCAGGCCGGCGTCAAACCGTCGGCTTACGCGCCGCCGGCCACCCGCATGGACTTCCCGTTCAATCTGCGCTGGGGCATGGCGGTGTGGAACTACATGTTCGCGCCCGACCAGCCGTTCAAGGCGCAGCCGGGCTGGAGCGCACAAGTGCGCAACGGCGCCTACCTGGTCGAAGGCCTGGGCCATTGCAGCAGCTGCCACACGCCGCGCGGCTTTGCCATGAACGAAAAAGCCGGCGACAGCTCGCAGGCGAAATTCCTCGCCGGCGGTGACTTGAATGGCTGGCCGGTACCGTCGCTGCGCGGCCTGCCGCGCTGGAGCGAGGCCGCCATCGTCGACTACCTGCAAACGGGACGCAACGCCACGTCGGCCGTGGCCGGTGAAATGACGGCCGTGGTCGCGCACAGCACGGCGCACCTGGACGACGCCGATCTGCAATCGATCGCCGCCTACCTGAAAACCCTGTCGCCAGCAACGCCGCGCACGGCCACCGTCAAGGCCCAGGGCGTGGAAGCGACCGCGAAAAAACTGACGGCCGCCACCAACCTGACCCTGGGCGAGCGCCTGTACCTCGACAACTGCGCGGCCTGCCACTTCGTCAACGGCAAGGGCGCCAGCCGCGTGTTCCCGGTGCTCGACGGCGCCACCGTCGCCAACGCCGAGAGCCCGGCCGGTCTGATCCACGTGATCATGCAGGGCGCCCGCACGCCGTCCACCGACAAGGCGCCATCGATCCTGGTCATGCCGGGCTTCGGCAAGCGCCTCGACGACCAGGAAGTGGCGGCGCTGGCCTCGTTCGTGCGCCAGGGGTGGAGCAATACCGGCGCGCCGGTGACCGAGCGCGAGGTGGCCAAGGTGCGCAAGATGGTGAAAGCGGACTAG